In Cotesia glomerata isolate CgM1 linkage group LG3, MPM_Cglom_v2.3, whole genome shotgun sequence, one genomic interval encodes:
- the LOC123261854 gene encoding broad-complex core protein isoforms 1/2/3/4/5-like isoform X2: MAASSSSSNSEQQYSLRWNDFHSSILSSFRHLRDEEDFVDVTLACDSNSFTAHKVVLSACSPYFRRLLKANPCQHPIVILRDVASSDMESLLRFMYHGEVHVGQEQLAAFLKTAQMLQVRGLADVKSGTAGAKIPSGSETRDHTESPVTSRNTWHDRGDPSDSGLSPPPEKRSKSYSPPVGNHLEQLKGAAADLQESLLGQALEGGPTIHTPNNDIKAQSTGEDSNSASDNDEEMSNNDSILNSVKAEPNDILNDSLEHHRGTFPAALLGLQGLMPGPSGIHAANQDPNYGRWQPSREDCMDSSRGSSSWIPLGGAGAGPATGTVTCGAGGLAISRTRRNQRTSLDSDSGVQLRQIRYNDKQQQQHQQQQQQQQQQQQLSSGQQPTNPMNNISLDSELSIIQHKLQNNLQSLQITTSTSKYLSTSDLSYQQQQQQQHQHQQQHQLMSSNNSSDLQGKPKCPECGKIYSNNSNLKQHIVNVHTVQTAYISCHVCQKQFKTKQYLQIHLLSMHGIRKRNRYPVYQGPDGTQALNSLLNSSSAQIHSPHQQYGNENG, encoded by the exons ATGGCGGCCTCTTCGTCGTCCTCAAACAGCGAGCAACAGTACTCGCTCAGATGGAATGATTTCCATTCGAGCATACTCAGCTCATTTCGGCATTTACGTGATGAAGAGGACTTTGTTGACGTTACACTCGCCTGCGATAGTAACAGTTTCACTGCACACAAAGTTGTATTGTCTGCTTGCAGCCCCTACTTCCGAAGACTTTTAAAG gcAAATCCATGTCAGCATCCAATAGTTATTCTCAGGGACGTTGCGTCGTCAGACATGGAGTCATTGTTAAGGTTCATGTATCACGGAGAAGTCCACGTAGGTCAGGAACAACTAGCGGCCTTTCTCAAAACCGCTCAGATGCTTCAAGTAAGAGGACTTGCGGACGTTAAGAGCGGCACCGCAGGAGCTAAAATTCCATCTGGATCTGAGACGCGAGATCACACGGAATCACCG GTGACGTCGAGGAACACGTGGCATGACCGAGGTGATCCAAGTGACAGCGGTCTAAGTCCACCACCAGAAAAAAGGTCCAAAAGTTATTCACCTCCAGTGGGAAATCACCTCGAGCAGCTGAAAGGCGCCGCTGCTGATCTCCAGGAATCGCTTTTAGGACAGGCTCTTGAAGGCGGACCTACGATACACACACCGAATAATGATATTAag GCTCAATCAACTGGCGAAGATTCAAATTCCGCGTCTGATAATGACGAAGAAATGTCGAATAACGACAGTATTCTCAATTCAGTCAAGGCCGAACCCAATGACATTCTCAATGACTCTCTGGAACATCATCGTGGCACATTCCCCGCGGCGCTTTTGGGACTTCAAG GATTAATGCCTGGACCTTCCGGAATACACGCTGCGAATCAGGATCCAAATTACG GGCGTTGGCAGCCCTCGAGAGAAGACTGTATGGACTCGAGTAGAGGCTCGTCATCCTGGATTCCTCTTGGTGGCGCTGGCGCTGGACCCGCAACTGGTACCGTCACTTGTGGTGCTGGTGGTCTCGCAATATCACGGACTAGACGAAACCAAAGGACATCCTTGGACAGTGACAGCGGGGTTCAGCTTCGCCAGATTCGCTACAACGAtaaacagcagcagcagcaccaacagcagcaacagcaacagcaacagcaacaacaattGTCTTCTGGTCAGCAACCGACGAATCCCATGAATAACATCAGTCTCGACTCAGAGCTATCGATAATCCAACACAAACTACAAAACAACCTCCAGAGTCTCCAAATAACTACATCAACATCCAAGTATTTATCAACATCTGACTTATCTTATcagcaacaacagcaacagcagcaCCAACATCAGCAGCAACATCAATTGATGTCCTCGAATAATTCGAGTGACCTGCAGGGCAAACCAAAGTGCCCAGAGTGCGGAAAAATTTACTCTAACAACTCAAATCTTAAACAACACATTGTTAATGTTCATACTGTACAAACGGCTTATATATCATGCCACGTATGccaaaaacaatttaaaaccaagcaatatttacaaatacaTTTATTGTCGATGCACGGAATAAGGAAGAGAAATAGATATCCGGTGTATCAAGGCCCGGATGGTACGCAAGCGCTTAATTCTTTGCTGAATTCATCAAGTGCGCAGATTCATTCACCGCATCAGCAGTACGGCAATGAGAATGGctga
- the LOC123261854 gene encoding protein abrupt-like isoform X4, translated as MAASSSSSNSEQQYSLRWNDFHSSILSSFRHLRDEEDFVDVTLACDSNSFTAHKVVLSACSPYFRRLLKANPCQHPIVILRDVASSDMESLLRFMYHGEVHVGQEQLAAFLKTAQMLQVRGLADVKSGTAGAKIPSGSETRDHTESPVTSRNTWHDRGDPSDSGLSPPPEKRSKSYSPPVGNHLEQLKGAAADLQESLLGQALEGGPTIHTPNNDIKAQSTGEDSNSASDNDEEMSNNDSILNSVKAEPNDILNDSLEHHRGTFPAALLGLQGLMPGPSGIHAANQDPNYGSVMPMREDVAMMGVAVTDHETSSSQAVENLARLYSALRHDDSKPLCRYCGRSYSSPSNLRQHVKNVHSNWPPPETWPQCSVCGKRCKTKHYLINHQLQAHGIHQRPTVNNPQQQSGS; from the exons ATGGCGGCCTCTTCGTCGTCCTCAAACAGCGAGCAACAGTACTCGCTCAGATGGAATGATTTCCATTCGAGCATACTCAGCTCATTTCGGCATTTACGTGATGAAGAGGACTTTGTTGACGTTACACTCGCCTGCGATAGTAACAGTTTCACTGCACACAAAGTTGTATTGTCTGCTTGCAGCCCCTACTTCCGAAGACTTTTAAAG gcAAATCCATGTCAGCATCCAATAGTTATTCTCAGGGACGTTGCGTCGTCAGACATGGAGTCATTGTTAAGGTTCATGTATCACGGAGAAGTCCACGTAGGTCAGGAACAACTAGCGGCCTTTCTCAAAACCGCTCAGATGCTTCAAGTAAGAGGACTTGCGGACGTTAAGAGCGGCACCGCAGGAGCTAAAATTCCATCTGGATCTGAGACGCGAGATCACACGGAATCACCG GTGACGTCGAGGAACACGTGGCATGACCGAGGTGATCCAAGTGACAGCGGTCTAAGTCCACCACCAGAAAAAAGGTCCAAAAGTTATTCACCTCCAGTGGGAAATCACCTCGAGCAGCTGAAAGGCGCCGCTGCTGATCTCCAGGAATCGCTTTTAGGACAGGCTCTTGAAGGCGGACCTACGATACACACACCGAATAATGATATTAag GCTCAATCAACTGGCGAAGATTCAAATTCCGCGTCTGATAATGACGAAGAAATGTCGAATAACGACAGTATTCTCAATTCAGTCAAGGCCGAACCCAATGACATTCTCAATGACTCTCTGGAACATCATCGTGGCACATTCCCCGCGGCGCTTTTGGGACTTCAAG GATTAATGCCTGGACCTTCCGGAATACACGCTGCGAATCAGGATCCAAATTACG GATCGGTGATGCCAATGAGGGAGGATGTCGCAATGATGGGAGTCGCCGTCACCGATCACGAGACATCATCTTCTCAAGCGGTGGAAAATTTGGCCCGTCTGTACTCTGCCCTCCGGCACGATGACAGTAAACCCCTGTGTCGTTATTGCGGTAGAAGTTACTCCTCGCCCAGCAACCTTCGCCAGCACGTTAAAAACGTCCACTCTAACTGGCCGCCTCCCGAAACCTGGCCGCAGTGCTCCGTTTGCGGGAAACGCTGCAAAACCAAGCACTACCTGATCAATCATCAGTTGCAAGCTCACGGGATTCATCAGCGACCTACTGTTAATAATCCCCAGCAGCAGTCGGGGTCATGA
- the LOC123261854 gene encoding broad-complex core protein isoforms 1/2/3/4/5-like isoform X3, whose translation MAASSSSSNSEQQYSLRWNDFHSSILSSFRHLRDEEDFVDVTLACDSNSFTAHKVVLSACSPYFRRLLKANPCQHPIVILRDVASSDMESLLRFMYHGEVHVGQEQLAAFLKTAQMLQVRGLADVKSGTAGAKIPSGSETRDHTESPVTSRNTWHDRGDPSDSGLSPPPEKRSKSYSPPVGNHLEQLKGAAADLQESLLGQALEGGPTIHTPNNDIKAQSTGEDSNSASDNDEEMSNNDSILNSVKAEPNDILNDSLEHHRGTFPAALLGLQGLMPGPSGIHAANQDPNYDNRQRRKDGPPGPGGGGGGGRRVGGGVLTSTSAAASSTAHHHHDDRMLRVIKVEEIDVEEDYEDPVYPAGDSEDEKEEDEEDDEPKQMVTCSSISSTARQHQLTRVPNPQYQRPPLKRSQPQHHRRNLIQCPLCVRSYYDIADMRAHLDHHYPRDSPTCPVVSCAKTFSHPNSVRNHMRVKHAEQWDKIKTLRWTYV comes from the exons ATGGCGGCCTCTTCGTCGTCCTCAAACAGCGAGCAACAGTACTCGCTCAGATGGAATGATTTCCATTCGAGCATACTCAGCTCATTTCGGCATTTACGTGATGAAGAGGACTTTGTTGACGTTACACTCGCCTGCGATAGTAACAGTTTCACTGCACACAAAGTTGTATTGTCTGCTTGCAGCCCCTACTTCCGAAGACTTTTAAAG gcAAATCCATGTCAGCATCCAATAGTTATTCTCAGGGACGTTGCGTCGTCAGACATGGAGTCATTGTTAAGGTTCATGTATCACGGAGAAGTCCACGTAGGTCAGGAACAACTAGCGGCCTTTCTCAAAACCGCTCAGATGCTTCAAGTAAGAGGACTTGCGGACGTTAAGAGCGGCACCGCAGGAGCTAAAATTCCATCTGGATCTGAGACGCGAGATCACACGGAATCACCG GTGACGTCGAGGAACACGTGGCATGACCGAGGTGATCCAAGTGACAGCGGTCTAAGTCCACCACCAGAAAAAAGGTCCAAAAGTTATTCACCTCCAGTGGGAAATCACCTCGAGCAGCTGAAAGGCGCCGCTGCTGATCTCCAGGAATCGCTTTTAGGACAGGCTCTTGAAGGCGGACCTACGATACACACACCGAATAATGATATTAag GCTCAATCAACTGGCGAAGATTCAAATTCCGCGTCTGATAATGACGAAGAAATGTCGAATAACGACAGTATTCTCAATTCAGTCAAGGCCGAACCCAATGACATTCTCAATGACTCTCTGGAACATCATCGTGGCACATTCCCCGCGGCGCTTTTGGGACTTCAAG GATTAATGCCTGGACCTTCCGGAATACACGCTGCGAATCAGGATCCAAATTACG ATAACAGACAAAGACGTAAAGATGGACCACCAGGACCAGGTGGGGGTGGTGGTGGAGGAAGAAGAGTTGGTGGAGGTGTCTTAACTTCTACATCAGCAGCAGCCTCCTCTACTGCTCACCACCACCACGATGATAGGATGTTACGGGTAATCAAGGTCGAGGAGATCGATGTCGAGGAAGACTATGAGGACCCGGTCTACCCAGCGGGAGACTCCGAGGACGAGAAGGAGGAAGACGAGGAGGATGACGAGCCTAAACAAATGGTAACTTGCTCTTCAATTTCTTCTACTGCACGACAACACCAGCTGACGAGGGTCCCGAACCCCCAGTACCAGAGGCCGCCGCTCAAACGCTCTCAGCCCCAGCATCATCGACGCAATCTCATCCAGTGCCCGCTCTGCGTCCGGTCTTACTATGATATCGCGGACATGCGAGCCCATCTCGACCATCATTACCCCAGAGACTCGCCCACCTGTCCGGTCGTCTCCTGCGCCAAGACTTTTTCCCACCCCAATAGTGTTAGAAATCACATGAGGGTTAAACACGCCGAACAGTGGGACAAAATAAAGACACTTAGGTGGACTTATGTCTAA
- the LOC123261854 gene encoding protein abrupt-like isoform X1, translated as MAASSSSSNSEQQYSLRWNDFHSSILSSFRHLRDEEDFVDVTLACDSNSFTAHKVVLSACSPYFRRLLKANPCQHPIVILRDVASSDMESLLRFMYHGEVHVGQEQLAAFLKTAQMLQVRGLADVKSGTAGAKIPSGSETRDHTESPVTSRNTWHDRGDPSDSGLSPPPEKRSKSYSPPVGNHLEQLKGAAADLQESLLGQALEGGPTIHTPNNDIKAQSTGEDSNSASDNDEEMSNNDSILNSVKAEPNDILNDSLEHHRGTFPAALLGLQGLMPGPSGIHAANQDPNYVARRGLDMMRVRATDPRPCPKCGKIYRSAHTLRTHLEDKHTVCPGYRCVLCGTVAKSRNSLHSHMSRQHRGISTKDLPVLPMPSPFDPELASRLLAKAGVKVSPAELRARASPTGPRRSDMRLELPRGAPSEAGSSVCGGDDPEDLTLPLSLRYGSPTPNNNTVITKINQQSKAATAIAAKSAIEGLMHAHSREPNTAPLHPAGLPLTPNHHQSILDTYLQYFAENSLNPFTMNAAAVRAKMAMSGAIDGFGRGASDDYPMIGRDEGRPGVVMDDRNDHQDRDRTVDDEEAESSHAEDDEFSDNDEPEALKAE; from the exons ATGGCGGCCTCTTCGTCGTCCTCAAACAGCGAGCAACAGTACTCGCTCAGATGGAATGATTTCCATTCGAGCATACTCAGCTCATTTCGGCATTTACGTGATGAAGAGGACTTTGTTGACGTTACACTCGCCTGCGATAGTAACAGTTTCACTGCACACAAAGTTGTATTGTCTGCTTGCAGCCCCTACTTCCGAAGACTTTTAAAG gcAAATCCATGTCAGCATCCAATAGTTATTCTCAGGGACGTTGCGTCGTCAGACATGGAGTCATTGTTAAGGTTCATGTATCACGGAGAAGTCCACGTAGGTCAGGAACAACTAGCGGCCTTTCTCAAAACCGCTCAGATGCTTCAAGTAAGAGGACTTGCGGACGTTAAGAGCGGCACCGCAGGAGCTAAAATTCCATCTGGATCTGAGACGCGAGATCACACGGAATCACCG GTGACGTCGAGGAACACGTGGCATGACCGAGGTGATCCAAGTGACAGCGGTCTAAGTCCACCACCAGAAAAAAGGTCCAAAAGTTATTCACCTCCAGTGGGAAATCACCTCGAGCAGCTGAAAGGCGCCGCTGCTGATCTCCAGGAATCGCTTTTAGGACAGGCTCTTGAAGGCGGACCTACGATACACACACCGAATAATGATATTAag GCTCAATCAACTGGCGAAGATTCAAATTCCGCGTCTGATAATGACGAAGAAATGTCGAATAACGACAGTATTCTCAATTCAGTCAAGGCCGAACCCAATGACATTCTCAATGACTCTCTGGAACATCATCGTGGCACATTCCCCGCGGCGCTTTTGGGACTTCAAG GATTAATGCCTGGACCTTCCGGAATACACGCTGCGAATCAGGATCCAAATTACG TTGCAAGACGTGGTCTGGACATGATGCGGGTACGAGCGACAGATCCGCGACCATGCCCGAAGTGCGGTAAAATATACAGATCCGCCCACACGCTGAGGACCCACTTGGAGGACAAGCACACCGTGTGTCCAGGCTACCGGTGTGTGTTGTGCGGAACTGTCGCCAAGTCCCGGAACTCCCTGCATTCGCACATGTCACGCCAGCACCGCGGAATCAGTACCAAGGATCTGCCAGTGTTGCCAATGCCGAGCCCGTTCGATCCTGAGCTGGCCTCGCGACTGCTCGCCAAAGCCGGGGTAAAAGTAAGTCCCGCGGAGCTGAGAGCCCGCGCAAGTCCAACTGGCCCACGACGAAGTGATATGCGTCTTGAGCTGCCCAGGGGGGCACCGTCAGAAGCTGGGAGCTCCGTCTGCGGAGGCGATGACCCGGAAGACCTGACCCTGCCGCTGAGCCTGAGGTACGGCTCGCCGACTCCGAACAACAACACGGTGATCACCAAGATCAACCAGCAGAGCAAAGCAGCCACCGCGATAGCTGCCAAGTCCGCGATCGAGGGCCTGATGCATGCTCACAGTCGCGAGCCCAACACCGCGCCTTTGCACCCTGCAGGGCTACCTCTCACGCCCAACCACCACCAGTCGATCCTCGACACGTACTTGCAGTATTTCGCGGAGAACAGTCTGAACCCCTTCACGATGAACGCCGCAGCGGTCCGCGCGAAGATGGCCATGTCTGGAGCCATCGACGGGTTCGGACGCGGTGCCTCTGATGACTATCCCATGATCGGCCGTGATGAAGGCAGACCTGGTGTCGTCATGGACGACAGGAATGATCACCAAGACAGAGACCGCACTGTCGATGATGAGGAGGCCGAGTCTTCTCATGCCGAGGACGACGAGTTCAGTGATAATGACGAACCAGAAGCTCTCAAAGCCGAGTAA